The window ctccataagcataattcatattggcatcttggccataagcatagcaagcatcatcaaaaagggatatttcaaaagaatcatagggatcataacagtcatcatagcaatcatccttcggtaagcacgaaggggaattaagcaatgtatgagttgaagagttagtctcattagaaggtgggcacgggtgatcaatccgctcttcccccttttgttcttcgctctcctcctcatctttttcatccaatgagctcacagttttatcaatttcttcttccatagactcctgcaaaatattagcctcttcttggacagcggagtagtcctcaatatatagtttaacataagcattagaagcataattctcataacaatattcaagtatggcaaaattttcagatttgtgaagagtatcatcatacttttcaatcaaagaagcaatttcataagcatcatagtaattataaacacccttagcatacgaagatacgattccattattactaaactcacattgatagggaaggtgtttcttagggttttcagaacaataagtaaaatcatatatttcacataaattccaagcatagcattgcaaacgttgaatttgactccataatagtttccctttttcagatatacggtgtcgcacataacaagcatgctcatctaaagattttccctcaactaagctagttggggtttcggcacgagcacaaagggatcgaagatgatccaagtaaaaaagcttcaacagtatgatagattttgagtggttcttcaaccattggttcagtaggtacaactaatttttttggtattttgcgtttcctacccataactaaaggtagaaaacaactaagaacaacaaataaaaattacgtagtgataaagcaaacaagcacacacgagaatattcaccccacgcgattgctccccggcaacggcgccagaaaaaggtcttgataacccacaagtatatgggatcgcaacagttttcgataagtaagagtgtcgaacccaacgaggagctaaaggtagaacaaatattccctcaagttctatcgaccaccgatacaactctatgcacgcttgacgttcgctttacctagaacaagtatgaaactagaagtactttgtaggtgttttcggcaaggcttgcaagaaagtaaagagcacgaaaataaaactaggggttgttaaggtaaagaagcaactaaagtaaatatagcgagtgtggaaaagtggtagtaggagttgcgaaattgtcccttaagcaattgactactttactagaccgatagcaagtattatgtgggagaggccactgctagcatgtcatcccttacttggaattctatgcacttatgattggaactattagcaagcatccgcaactactaatgttcattaaggtaaaacccaaccatagcattaagatatattggtcccccttcaatcccgtatgcatcaatttctatgctaggttgaagtttctatcactcttgccctccaatacatagtcctatcaacatacaactaaacctagggtgtgatccacgcgcgcaatcatatgatgggcaccaaaggacagcaacataaccacaagcaaattaaatcaatcatagcaattcatcaaccaccaataggacaacgaaaatctactcatacatcataggatggcaacatatcattggataataatatgaagcataaagcaccatgttcaagtagagggtacagcgggttgcgggagagtggaccgctgtagatagagggggaaggtgatggagatgttggtgaagatggcgaaggtgttggtgtagatcgcggtgatgatgatgatggccacggcagcgttccagcgctaccggaagagaaggggagagggggccccttcatcttcttcttccttgacctcctccctagatgggagaagggtttcccctctggtccttggcctccatggcatgggaggggcgagagcccctccgagattggatctgtctctctgtctctctctggttctgcgttctcagattcttccctttcaccgtttcttatattcccagagatccgtaactccgattgggctgaaatttttacacgatctctatccggatattagatttcttgcagcgaaagaagggctccaaccgccttacggggtggccacgagggtcaggggcgcgcctgacaccctggggcgcgcccccctacctcgtgcccccctcgggcaccatctcacgatgattccacttcccaaaattcataaatattccaaaataaatcttcatcagtttttattccgtttggactccgtttggtatgggttttctgcgaaacaaaaaacatgcaacaaacaggaactggcactgggcactggatcaatatgttagtcccaaaaatagtataaaaagttgccaaaaagtatatgaaagttgaataatattggcatggaacaatcaaaaattatagatacgacggagacgtatcatgatgcagcaaagtagcgtaggtattttcctcagtttttgagaaccaaggtatgaatccagtaggaagctacgcgcgagtccctcgtacctacacaaaaacaataactcaatgcaaccaacgcgcttaggggttgtcaatcccttcacggtcacttacggaagtgagatctgatagagatgataaataatatttttggtatttttggtatagagatgcaaagtgaaaagtaaaaggcaaagtaaaaaagcaaagcaataataaagtgatggagattgatatgatgagaaagagacccgggggccataggtttcactagtggcttctcttaagagcataagtattctacggtgggtgaacaaattattgttgagcaattgacagaattgagcatagttatgagaatatctaggtatgatcatgcatataggcatcacgtccgagacaagtagaccgactcctgcctgcatctactactattactccactcatcgaccgctatccagcatgcatctagagtattaagttaaaaacagagtaacgccttaagcaagatgacatgatgtagagggatagtttcatgcaatatggtaaaaaccccatattgttatcctcgatggcaacaatacaatacgtgccttgttgccccttttgtcactgggaaaggacaccgcaagatcgaacccaaagctaagcacttctcccatggcaagaaaaaccaatctagtaggccaaactgaactgataattcgaagagacttgcaaagataaccaatcatacataaaagaatttagagaagattcaaatattattcatagatagactggatcataaacccataattcatcgatctcaacaaacacactgcaaaaagaagattacatcgaatagatctccatgagagagggggagaacattgtattgagatccaaaaagagagaagaagccatctagctactaactatggacccgtaggtctgaaataaactactcacacttcaccagaggggcttggatgatgatgtagaagccctccgtgatcgatgccccctccggcggagctccgaaacaggccccaagatgggatctcgtggatacagaaagttgcggcggtggaattaggtttttggctccctttctgatcgtttgggggtacgtaggtatatataggaggaaggagtatgtcggtggagcttcgagaggcccacgaggcagggggcgctccctagggggtgcaccctccaccctcgtgaccgcctcgtggctttcttgacggagggtccaagtctcatgggtcttatctgatgagaaaatcgtgttcccgaaggtttcattccgtttggactccgtttgatattctgtttctccgaaacactaaaataggcaaaaaaacagcaattctgggttgggtctccggttaataggttagtcccaaaaatagtataaaagtggaaaataaagcccaatatagtccaaaatagtaggtaatatagcatggagcaatcaaaaattatagatatgttggagacgtatcagggacctgCTCCTGGAAGGACTTATATGGAGAGTGGGTGATGGATCTACCATCCGCATTCATCATGATAGTTGGATCCCTCGCAAGGGTAACCTAAGGCCATCGGGCCAGGTGTACGTGTCGGGGATAACGAGGGTGAGCGATATACTAAATGACGAGGCTACAGGGTGGGATCGACACAAGCTGGAAGCAATGTTCACAGAGGGCAACGTACATGATATTATTTAGATTTTTGTGGGAGGTCTGGGTATAGATGACATCTTGGCATGGAATTTTGCGAAGAACGGACAATTTTTGGTGAAGTCTGCTTATCACCTATGTATGGAAAAGAAGAAGGCGAGTGGCTCGTCCTCAACGATGGCAAGCCACCGGGGTTGGCTGGCGCTTTGGGGCACCAATGCGCCGGGGAAGGTGTCGATCCATGTGTGGCGACTGATCAAGAACGGCCTGGCGGTGGGATCTGAACTACTTCGTAGAAGAATCAAGCCCGGCGTTTTTTGTCCCGCTTGTGGACGTGAAGAAACAATGTATCACATGTTTTGGGGCTGCTATCATTCCATGCTTTTCTGGAAGGAGTTGAGCTCGGTATTGGGTGTGAGGGTGGCGACCCCACCTCGATCGATGTGTACTCAGAGTTCGATTGCATCCTGGATGCTTCAGTGGATGTAGGATGCTTCAGATGACGACAAGTCAATGATGGTTCAGGGCCTATATGCTATTTGGCTGGCAAGAAATGACACTCGTGATGGAAAGCGAATTGAAGAGGCGAACATGGTGGCGAGGAGAGTAGCAGCTCTCATGGAAGAATGGAAGAGAGTGCGGGGACGGGCAGAGACCTCGACATCATCCACCCAACGTGCAAGATGGGAACCACCGGCGCCAGGCTGGCTCAAGGACaacatcgatggagccacgtcttGGTCGGGACAAGGTGGTGGAGGTGGAGTTGTGTTCATAGATGAAGATGGCGCATTTAGAGGTGCAGATGCTATCTTTCTAACAGATACTACAACGGCAGAAGCGGCGGAATTGCCGTCGTGCCGGAGGGCGGTCGTACTAGCATTGCAAAGAGGCGTGCCCAAACTCCATTTGGAGACCGACTGTCTTAATGTTGCCAGGATGCTGAATGAGCAAGGATGGAATCTGTCGTCAGTTGGTATCATGGTggaagagatcaagatgatggccaCAAACTTGGGTGAGTTCAAAGCTGCCTGGCTTCGGAGGGAAGCGAATAAAGCGGCTCATGAGATTGCtcgttttggtttatgtaatggagTTTCGGTTTTGTGGGAGTTAGCTCCCCCAGATTGTATTCTCAGTATTGTTTCTGAGAAACTTCCTAATCTAGTTTAATAAAGTGGGGAaatgaatttcaaaaaaaaaagattaccattctttttttgcggggaaacACAAGATTACCATAAGCCTTCATACTTTTTGCCTTTTTGTTTTCTTCTATCTCTCtactacttcctctgttcctaaatatttgtctttctagacatttcaaatggactacaacatatggatgtatgtagagatattttagagtgtagattcactcttgctttgtatgtagtcacttgttgaaatctctagaaagacaaatattttgaAACACAGGGAGTATGATTTAGATCAAAAAATTCAATAAATATTATTACAAACCATTAATCCGAATAGAACAAATAATCCAAATCAACAATTTGTTCaaatattaataaataaatttTAAAGaagtataaatacactatcttccaGTTTGCTACCATTTGTTTAATGTTATTTTCACACAACTGATCATGGGAGGCCCTGTCTTCGATCTTTCGGCACGCCTCAAGATATGCTTGAATGTGGTTTGTGTACCAGCAAGGCCTGACGGGTGTGCCAACATTTTCATAATCCATGGGCTTGGCATATCCCTCTCATCCTCGAAGACCATATTATGTCGGATTACACAACAagtcatgatttttttttcaagacaACCTTGTTCCAGAAACGAGTAGGACCCTAGACAATTGCAAACCTAGCTTGCTGCACTCCAAATGCCATCTCCATGTCTATACCTGgtcatgggaagcccggcccggacagcccggcccgaaaaagcccaACCCGGCCCGGACCGATGCTGCtctcgggccgggcttgggcctagattttgagcccgatggCCGGGCCCGGGCCCGTCGTTTTTGCACTTTTCTGAAGGTCAGGCTGGGCCGGGCCGGCCCGAAGCCTGACGGGCTTTTGCATgtttgggccgggcttgggcccagAAAACAGGCACgatggtcgggccgggccgggcccgggcctgggttttttgcgtcgggcttggctaggcccggcccaaaGCCCGGCCCGGCtcgaggtatggccaggtatatcCATGTCCTTCCTCATTGCTTCTTGCGTCTTTGTGAAATGTTTATGTTTATTGGTCACAGGAATAGAATTTGTTTCCGCAAATGTTGACCAAGATGGACAGATGCGATTGGCTAGATAGTAGCTTGGTCATACTAATGGCCATTCACTGTGTAGTTGTATCCTAGAGAAGTACCACATGTTATCCTAGCAAACAGATGAGATTTCTGCAAGACATTGATGGCGTTATGTTATGTGATCCAGACAACCCAAAGTAGCAATACcaaatccacaatcaacaaagggaacCGCTTATAGAATAGGTGTTGGATCATGCCATCATGACAATGCACAATGAATTGGGCATGCCAAGTTGCAGGGCAATTCTTCCACCTCCAATTACGGCAACACTCCTAAGCATCTAAGGTCAACCTCTCGCTTCATTCATTGCTAGAAGCCTCGTAGCATCCTCGACATTGGATGCTCACAGATACTAATCTCCATAGACCCTAACTCAGTACCCGCAGATACTAATGTGAAGTGTGGGAGGTCTGAGAACGGCTCATAGGAGGTGACACCAAACGGTGGCAGCGCGGAGACGCTGGCGATGGTGGAAGAAggtcaccaggacttgaaccctgatagGCTAAAGATACCACTGCCCATCTAACCATTCAACCATAGGTTGGTTCATATAGCGACCTTACTTGTCTAAGCTAAGCACAAGCAGTGTTTACAAAACTAATCACCTTACATGCAGATCGAACCGGCTGCCATACACTCAGAAAGGCGTCGCCATCACATCAACAAATATAATAATCCAATTAATGGACAAGTCGCTTTAGCTCTATACATAATTCAGACGACACAAATTACAGTACTGATCTATAAATTACCCCCAAAATCCAAAGTGGCTTTAAGCAGCAAAATTCACTGAAATTTGAACAGTGGTAACAACAGTGTATAGTACTACCAATTATGCGTGACATGAACACGTACGAGCTGCACATGATGTGTAGGCAAACTGGCAAAGACGAACCAACTCATCAATCAAGTAAATTGCAAAGCAGGTTATGGTAACCATGCCCATATACATGTCGCAAAATCCGGCGCCATCGTCGATCTTAGCTGAAGCACCAACCATGTCACGCCCGTGCCCGCGAGACTGTACGTGAGGCGCCGGTGCATGCGTGACAGGACACGGACACACACCATGACTGACGAGTGACACCAAGCAGAAAAGGCATGCACCACCCACCTACCGAGCAAGTTGTTTGCTGCTTGTCCTCCAGCTCGCCGGCTCCGGCGCGCGCCGCCGTGGTACTATGTAGCTAGGGCTTGTGCAGGACCcggccggcgacgacggcggccTCGATGACGACGGTGATCACGTCGATGACCTCGTCGATCATGCACTTGTTCCCCTCGAACGTGCCCGTGCCGGCCCGCAGCTCCGCCAGGCACTCCAGCAGGCCCTCGTTGCACTCCGTGCTCAGGTAGTCATCTGATGTGCCGATCGAGAGTCAGACGATGGCTACAATTTAGTTGATGGATCGATTGGTTGTTGGGGTACGTACTCTTGACGAGGACGCAGTTGTCGTGGTGCATGCAGCAGGCGTCGAGGGGGTCGCACGGCCGCTCGCCGGGGCACCCGCTGTAGAGGATGCCGCAGTACTTGCCGTACCGGAGGAAGGGCGCCGCTGCGTCAAGAGATCATCGACAAACACCTCGGCGTGAGCCACCATGCAGTTACTTCtaagttctactccctccgttccaaaatagatgacccaactttgtactaaagttagtacaaagttgagtcatctattttggaacggagggagtaatcaagaagaagaagttgatgCGCGTGCGTACTCGTGCAGTGGTCGGACTCGCACGTTCGGCTGCACGCCTGCTGCTTGCTCTGCGTccgcgtccccgccgccgccggccgccgagaATCAGTCGACAAAGCAAAGCATACCCAGCTTAATAACGTGCTATGAAGTGTAGGTTATAGTACATGCGTAGATCGTGCACGTACCAcgccgtcggcgtcggcgtcgaggGTCTGGAGGCCGACGTTGAGCGCCGAGGAGCGCGGCGCGACGGCGGCGCAGGCGAGGAGCCCGACCACCGCGAGTAGACGCGCATGCAGCCGCCGGGAACCGCCTCTGCCATGCGCCATCCCCTTCAAAAAATCAGATCCCCCTCCCTCTCTCTTTGTGTCGATCGAGACGGCGGCCGCCTGCAGCTGAACTTATACCGCGCCGTGCCCAGCCCTGCCGTCGTTCTTGGCTTGATAAGATATTATCTAGGGGGGCATTGGCTGGAGCGACGAGGAGAACTCGATCTGCGACTGTAGTTGGCTAGTTGCAGCACTGATTTAGAGAGAGAAAGGGGGCGGAGATGGGGCGTTTTGGTTGTATCCTGCTCGTGAGCGCGCGGGGCTTGTTGGCTAGCTCGCGGGGGCACGGGCTGGCAGTCGACAGCGCGGAGGAAGATGCCGTGCATGCACCACGTCGGTCGGTGGGCGAACGATCCAGCCGGCGACCATGTGTGCCATCCAGCGCCTTCCCGGACTTTTCATTTTTCCTTTACATGGGTGGTCTCTTTCGGCGAAAATAATTGGGTGTTATTTTTCAGTGAACCGTGAGAGTGAGTGAGTACGCTTTGCGATTCGCGGCTGTCAGCTCGGTTGGGTGCTAGTGTCCTCCCGTGCCGATTCTTTTCGCCATGTtcgtagcgtgccttttccatgtgGTCATATGAGTCAGCCCACCATGATTGAGTGAGCTCCACGGGCTGGTCGGATGTCGAAATGTGTGGAGAAATATGTCGATTGATGTGCTCGATCCGAGTGTGCTGGTTTGGCTGTGGAATTTTTTCTCGATGCGCTTTTATTACCTAAAAATATAAATATAGCATCAAACggatacaaagcattatgagtaacacccggcctctgcataacgaaTGCACACAACCAATTTCGAAAAGTTTGAGAGAAAGAAAAGAACCAAAACCGAgagtcctatagaccgacactatgcctatatTGAAAGTGATGGTGGGTCAATCCCGgggttatgctgccacccatgttgggaaaaACCTCCGTAGCCGCATGCTTCAACCGCGTACACACTGCCTTGAACAACGGTTGGTACTTCGCTCTTTGTGGGGTAGATCACGTACGAAGTGAATGCATACACCGGAGAATAACCTATAGAGGAGAAGCATTTTTGTCATTAAAAACCAAATTATTTCTACATAGAAATTGCGACCACATTTAGGCATATACTCCCACCCTTGTTAGGTTTTATCTATTTGGAAtaccgtccaaccaatgaccaaaaatattagCAATACTTGTGGGTTTGACTGTGAATATAAATGTTTCTTCATCAGGAATTGCTAGTAGATCAGTTGCTAAAAATGACTAGATCTAAGTCGATGTGAGCCGTCTGATGCAAGATGCACGACCAAATCAACTTCTTCAACCTCCCAAAATTGCTACTATTCATCTTCTTCAACCTCGACGCCGGTCTAAGCGTCTACTGCCGCCGCCCACCGCCGGCGACACTACCACGCCAGCCTCGCCTCCCAGTCCTCCCTCCAACTGTCATGCTGCCGCCTCCTAGTCATCCCTCTAACACCGGCCATCAGTGGAGGAGACAGGACCCAGGCTGGGGGGGGGCTAGGCCCAGGACGTGAGGATTTATTTCTTCATTGATTATAGCATTTTTTGCACGGATGAACACTGTTGCGATGAAGCAGGTCTGGGGCCCACTGTT is drawn from Triticum dicoccoides isolate Atlit2015 ecotype Zavitan chromosome 4A, WEW_v2.0, whole genome shotgun sequence and contains these coding sequences:
- the LOC119286921 gene encoding phospholipase A2 homolog 3-like gives rise to the protein MAHGRGGSRRLHARLLAVVGLLACAAVAPRSSALNVGLQTLDADADGVSKQQACSRTCESDHCTTAPFLRYGKYCGILYSGCPGERPCDPLDACCMHHDNCVLVKNDYLSTECNEGLLECLAELRAGTGTFEGNKCMIDEVIDVITVVIEAAVVAGRVLHKP